Below is a window of Candidatus Woesearchaeota archaeon DNA.
GTTTTAAGACAAATAAAGGAGAGTATGTTTTTAAAGAATACTATAGGGAGCTTACTCCTATTGAAAAAACTAAAGAGAATTTGTTTTTATTGAAAAAATTTATAATCAATAATCCTGATATTCCAATCCCTTTATGTTTGACTAAGGATGGTTTTCCTTATTATGAGGAGAATAAAAGGTTTTTTACTTTAGATTATTACATTAGGGGAAATCATTTATATGATGATTATTCACTTGAAAGAGTTATAAATGCAGCAAAGATCTTAGCAGATTTACATAAAAGAACAAGAGTTAATCTAAATGAAAATGAAATTATTGAGAAGGTTAATTCTATGAAGATTATTTCTAGATTATTTGAGTCAAGTAATGCATGTAAGTGTGCTCAAGGATTTGTTGGATTTTTTAAAGAGAAAGTGGATAAAACAGAATTTGATACATTTTTGATAGAGAAATTATTTCCGTTAATTGAAGTTGAATATAGAAAATTAATTATTAGTCTTGATAAAATAGACTTAAAATCTCATAAATCCTATTTAGTTGGAGATATTAATCCAGGAAATATTATCTTTAATAAAGCAGAGATTGTTGCACTTATTGATTATGAAACAATTAATTTTGATTTTGCAGGATATGAAAAAGTTAAGGCAATGACTCATTTTATAAGATTTAAAAAGGGTAAAGGTTTTGATTTAGAACATGCAAGAGAATTTGTTAAAGCATATAATCAAGTTTTTGGTGAATTAGATATTTCAGGGATTGAAGCAGTTACAATTATGAGACATTGTATAATTGAATTATTAGCTCTTATTATTAGTGGAAGAATAAAATATGGAGGAAGTTTGGAGCCTATAGAATTGTATTATAATAAATTAAAGTGGTTGAGTGATAATGAGAATAAAATTAAAAATTTATTTGATTAATTAACCTTCAATTGGGAATCTTAAAATCCCACCTATTCCAGTTAATCCTTTTAATTGAACTCCTTCGGGAGTTTTGTCAGTAACAAGAATTAATTCGGTTCTTGAAGCTTCAGCTAGAGTTGTTAGTTCTTCTAGTTTTTCATCTGAGACCATTTCATCAATTATTATTAATTTTCCGACTGCGCTCATTTCAAGTGCTTCTTTTGTTTTTTGAAATCCATATACTATGAAATTTGATTTTTTAGCTAGTGTTTCAAGGAATTCTTGGATGTTTTTTCTTTCAGTCATTACTTCATCATCTGCTAATAAGTCTTCTGATTTGTCTAATAGTTCTTTTAGTCCATAAGCATTAGTATAGGTTATATCTTTGATTCCTATAACCTTTTGTTTAATTTGTTCATTCATGTAACTTCCAGTTGCAAAATTGTTTTTTGTTGTTCCTGGGCCACCAATAATTATACCCTTAAGGTGTTTCATGAATGTAAATTCTTGAATCATTACATCAGCTACTCTTTTGTAAAAATCAATTGCAGCACCTTCTCTGATACGCTCAAATCTTTGTGCTGATTGTCCTCCTGCTCTTGTTTTTCCAGGAACTGTAGAGTTCATAGTTCTGATTACTTTAATTGTTGAACCTACAAGAAGTCCAACTGTTGCTTCACCTTTATCAATTGCAACTAGACCGTAGGTTGTTTCATTTGCATCCATTTCTTCAAGTGGAGCTGTTAAAAATTTTTGTTCACATCTATAAAGTTTCAAGTTTAGGGGTTCAGGTGGAGTTATCATAAATACTTGGACATTATCTACATTGTCTTTTTCGGAGATATTTCCGCTAAAAATTGCAAGTCCATTTTCTGGAAGTTTGTCTATTGCTTTAAGTGCTCTAATTATTTTTTCAAGAGCATTATTTACTGCTTTACCTGTATTTTTATCTTTGATGTTTGAAGCTGTTCCTTGTTCATCTTGAAGAGTTTGAATTTGTTTTGCAATATCTGTTCCAGGTGAAAGATAGATTGTAATTAATTCTGTGTGTCTTCCTCTGTATCCTTTAAGTTGTTTAATTAGTTTTCTTAATTTAAGTCTTTCGTTTAAGCTCATAGCCATTATACATATAATTAATTTGTTTGAATTTATAAAGGTTAGGAGCTGTTAGAGTTTGTTTTTATTCCTTTAAGTAACAAAGATATATAAATCGATATTATTTGTATTGTTTAATGAAATTTTCACAGATTGTTTTTCTAGCTTTATTTTTCTTATTTTCTATATCTTTAGGTTTTTCTGCGACAGCTGTTAATTGTGGTGACACTTTAAGTGTTGCAGGTGATTATATAGTATCGAGTGATTTGAGTTGTTCTAGTGTTAATGGTGTAACAATTACTTCTGATAATGTTAGTTTGGATTGTCAAAGCTATACTATTAATAGTTTGACTTCTGGTACTAATTATGGTATTTCTGCAACTGCCAGTTCTGGTAATGAATATATTGGTCTTAATATTTCAAACTGTGCATTTTCAGGTTTTTATAGGGGCATTCGTTTTGATTATGTTGATAATAGTTCAATTATTAATGTTACTTCGAGTAATAATATTTTAGTTGGAATTGATTTAGATTGTTCTGATTATAATACTTTAGAGAATATTAGAGTTTTTAATAATTCTCAACATGGTATTAATTCTTATAATTCTTATTATAATATTTTCACTAATTTAAATTCTTCTAATAATTCTCAATATGGTATTTATAGTAGGGCTTCTAATTATAATATTTTTACTAATATTTTCACTAATGATAATTTATTATATGGTTTTTATAATTATGATTCTGGTTTTAATGAATTTAATGGTGGTAGTATTTTAGATTATATTTTTGATATTTATAATTATGGTACTATTTATTCAAATGTTCTTGACAATAATAATCTAAGTAATTTAAATCGTTCAGCTACTTTGATTAACCCTGTTTCTTATTTTATGGACACTGATAATTTTGTTTCAAATACTCATGGTTATGTTATTAAATCTGATAATGTTAGTTTGGATTGTCAAGGTTATGAAGTTCATAGTTTGACTTCCGGCACTAATTATGGTATTTCTGTAACTAGTAGTTCTGGCAATGAGTACGTTGATAT
It encodes the following:
- the prf1 gene encoding peptide chain release factor aRF-1; the encoded protein is MAMSLNERLKLRKLIKQLKGYRGRHTELITIYLSPGTDIAKQIQTLQDEQGTASNIKDKNTGKAVNNALEKIIRALKAIDKLPENGLAIFSGNISEKDNVDNVQVFMITPPEPLNLKLYRCEQKFLTAPLEEMDANETTYGLVAIDKGEATVGLLVGSTIKVIRTMNSTVPGKTRAGGQSAQRFERIREGAAIDFYKRVADVMIQEFTFMKHLKGIIIGGPGTTKNNFATGSYMNEQIKQKVIGIKDITYTNAYGLKELLDKSEDLLADDEVMTERKNIQEFLETLAKKSNFIVYGFQKTKEALEMSAVGKLIIIDEMVSDEKLEELTTLAEASRTELILVTDKTPEGVQLKGLTGIGGILRFPIEG